The Streptomyces sp. NBC_00576 genome contains the following window.
CGCCACCGTTATCAGCCCCGCCGGCCCGGGGTGTGCGACGCTCCGGGCGGGTGGCCCGCGCTGTTACGTGCCGGCTAGTGCCATTTCCTCGGCGCAGCGGTAGGCCAGCGCCAGGATGGTCAGTACCGGGTTCACACCGCCGTTAGTGACATGCAGGGACGCGTCCATGACCCATAGGCCGGGATGGCCGTGCACTCGCCCGAAGGGATCGGTCACCGAGGTTGCCGGGTCCGCACCCATGCGGGCGGTCCCCGTCTGGTGCTGGCCCGCGGACAGCCCCGTTGCCACGGGCGTCGTCCACACTCGGCGCGCACCGGATGCGTGCATCCAGGCCAGAGCCCGCTCGCGCAACGCTTCCGCGGCCCGGACACTTTCCGGATGCTGCACCCCAGAGAGCCGGACCACGGTGTCACCGCCGGAGGCGAGGGTCACCCTCGCCGCCGGATTCGGGATCTCCTGGATCGGGCCCATGATGTGCGAGGTGCGCAGGTAGGAGTCCCGCATCCAGCCCTTTGCCGCGTGCCCCCAACGCGGTGCGTCCGGTGGCATCGCCCAGGCACGGAACAGCACGGGTATCTTCACTCGTTGGCCAGTACCCCGCCCCCCACCACGTCGCCGCCCAGATCGTGCATGTAGTCGCAGGTCGCTATCGACACCCCCGGACCTTGGAGATCCTGCACCGGTTCCTCGAACGACCCGAACGCCCCGGTGTAGTTGTGCCCTTGCAGGTGCCGTCCGACCTGGCCCGAGCGGTTTCCCAAGCCCTCGGGAGCCTTGTCGGTGGCGCTGGCCAGCAACAGCCGAGCGGTCTCGATCGCGCCGGCAGCCAGGACCACGGCCCCGGCGCGCACTTCGACCCGAGCACCCGTGTCCATGTCGCGCACCACCGCACCGGTGGCACGTCCGGTGCCGTCGACCAGGACTCGCTGTGCCCGATGCCCGCTGACGAGGCGGCACAGGCCCGTCTTCAGGGCAAGCAGGATGACGGTGTTGTGGGCACCGGCGCGGGCGTCGACCGGGCAGCCGAAGCCGACGCACTCACCGCAGCGCACACAGGCGGCGCGTCCGTCACGTGGGCGGGAGTTGAGCAGCAGCGGCACCGGCCCGGTGCTGAGGCGGAGGGCCTCGGCGCCTTTGCGGAGCACGTCGGCCTCGCGTGTCGATGGCTGAGCGGGCATCGGGTACTCACGGCTGCGAAAGCCTTGGCACCGGTGTGCCTGTCCGTCCCGGCAGACACCGAACTCCTGCTCGGCGCGTGTGTAGTGCCGTTCGAGATCGTCATAGGTCAGGGGCCAGTCCGCGAGCGAACTGCCTTCGGGTACGCCATATCGCGACGCCATGTCCACCAGGGCCTCGGCAAGAAGTACGGGGAGCGGCGGATCCGGCACACCCCCATCTCCGAACAGGCCATCATGGGCGCGGCGATCGGCTCCGCCATCACCGGCCTGCGCCCCGTGGCGGAGATCATGCTGATGAACTTCGTGCATGTCTGCGCGGATCAGCTGATCAACCACGCGGCGAAACTGCGCTACATGTCCGGCGGCCGCACCCCGGTCCCGCTGACGGTACGCACCGCGACCGGCACGGGGGGCGGCTTCGGAGCACAGCACTCCGACATGCTCGAAGGGCCGCTGGTGCACGCGGCGGGCCTGAAGGTGATCGTCCCCAGCACCCCGGCGGACGCCAAGGGGCTGCTCCTCTCGACCATCTTTGATGACGACCCCTGCGTTTTCGTCGAGATGAGCGGCCTGTACTTCTCGGCGAAGGGCGAGGTCCCCGAAGGCGACTACCGGGTGCCCCTCGGCAAGGCCCGTATCGCACGGGCCGGCCGTGACGTAACACTCCTGACGTACGGGCGACAGGTAGTGGACTGTCTAGCAGTGGCCGAGAAGCTGGCGGCCGACGGCGTCGACGCCGAAGTGATCGACCTGCGGACCCTGCACCCGCTCGACACGGAGTCCGTACTGTCCTCGGTCGCACGTACGAAGCGGACCGTCATCGTGCACTAGGCGGTACGGCGAGGCGGTTTCGGGGCGGAACTCGCCGCCACGCTTCATGAGGAACTGCACGGTGACCTGGCCGCGCCGGTACGGCGGGTGACCGCCCCCGACACGCCGGTCCCGTACGCGAAGTCCCTGGAGGAGGCCTTCCTGCCCGGGCCACCGAGCATCGAGGCCGCGGTGCGCGACGTCATCGGCTACTGACCCGCGCCACCAGTAGAGGAGAACACCCCGCACATGAGCCATGAACTGCGCATCCCCCAGCTCGGCGTGACCATGACCGAGGGGGAGATCACCGAGTGGCTGGTGGAGACCGGCGACGCAGTGCAGGAAGGACAGGTGCTGTACGTCCTGGCCACCGACAAGACGGAGACCGAGATCGAGTCCCCGACCTCCGGGACCGTTGAGGTCCTCGGGAAAGAAGGGGAGACCTACGGGGTGGGCACGGTCATGGAACCATCGGCTGACGTCCGCGAACCCTGCCCGCCGCTCTGAGGGCAACACCGGCCGGCCGGCTCCGCGGCACACGGATCCTGCGGGAGAACGGCGTACGCGTCGTAACCCGGAGAGCTCGTCAGCGGTGCGCTCACGGAAGGACATCGGGCGGCCGGCGTCCAGCCGAGCGACGGACGCACCGTGCCCGCCGGCCCCGTCGTGGTCGGCATCGGGGCACGGCCCAACGTCGAATGGCTCGCCGTGGCACGCAACATCCTCGCCGAGGCCGCCGGGGCGACTCCCTTCGAGCACTTCCCGGTGGACGTGTTCCAGACCGGCTCCAGCATCGTGGCTCTACCTCACACATCACCATGTGCATCTAGTTGCACAGCATCGATTTGCATATTACGGTGCGCCCATGGCTCTGGAGCACGCGATTCTTGTGTCCTTGGCGGAAAAGTCCGCCACGGGATA
Protein-coding sequences here:
- a CDS encoding GMC family oxidoreductase, producing MKIPVLFRAWAMPPDAPRWGHAAKGWMRDSYLRTSHIMGPIQEIPNPAARVTLASGGDTVVRLSGVQHPESVRAAEALRERALAWMHASGARRVWTTPVATGLSAGQHQTGTARMGADPATSVTDPFGRVHGHPGLWVMDASLHVTNGGVNPVLTILALAYRCAEEMALAGT
- a CDS encoding GMC family oxidoreductase N-terminal domain-containing protein is translated as MPAQPSTREADVLRKGAEALRLSTGPVPLLLNSRPRDGRAACVRCGECVGFGCPVDARAGAHNTVILLALKTGLCRLVSGHRAQRVLVDGTGRATGAVVRDMDTGARVEVRAGAVVLAAGAIETARLLLASATDKAPEGLGNRSGQVGRHLQGHNYTGAFGSFEEPVQDLQGPGVSIATCDYMHDLGGDVVGGGVLANE
- a CDS encoding biotin/lipoyl-containing protein gives rise to the protein MSHELRIPQLGVTMTEGEITEWLVETGDAVQEGQVLYVLATDKTETEIESPTSGTVEVLGKEGETYGVGTVMEPSADVREPCPPL